From bacterium:
GAGGCGGTCACGCTGTCTTTGCCGGACTGGCCGAGTGCGCTGAAATAGCTGTCCGTGACATAGTTGTCTTGCAGCACCACCCGCTCCCAGTCGACCAGCGTATCGAGCGTCGCGGTCGAGCCGGAGCGCAGGGCCTCGACAAAGACCCGCGACACCTGCTCCGGGCTGTTCACCGCCTTCGAGCAGCCACACGAAAGCAAACCCGCCCCCAGCAGCACCAGCAGCGACACACTCAGTTTCGATCTGACCGGACCGCTCAGTAGATCCATTTGTCGAGCATATCCTTGATCTTGTGCGGTGTCAGCGGCTTGAGCAGAAAGTCGTTACAGCCCCGTTCCACCATCTTGCGCGCACTGTAGAGCGAGTGCGCCGTGATGGCCACCACCGGCACCGCATACAGGGTCGGGTGTTTCCTGAACTCGCGGATCAGGTCCATCCCGCCGATCTCGGGCATGGAAACATCCATGAAAATCAGGTCCGGCTTCTCGCTCTCGGCCAGCTCCATACCTTTCCTGCCGTCCGCCGCCTGCACGACCTTGTACTCACCCTCCAGCAAGCTGGCGAAAATCTCGCGGTTTCCCGCGACATCGTCAATGACGAGTACGGTCTTCATTTGGCGTAGTATTCCTGCAGCGAGGTGACCGTGATCTTCTCTTTCTTCAGGGCGTTGATCCCCTCCACCGCCGCTATCGCCGCACTGGTGGTGGTGACATAGGGCACGCCGTGCTGGAGCGCCGCGCGCCGCATCGACGCCGCGTCGTACTTGCTCTTCTCGCCTACCGGAGTGTTGATCAGCAGGTTGACCTGGTTGCCGTTGATCAGGTCCACGATGTCGGGCGAGCCCTCGCCGGCCTTGAACACCCGCTCGGCATGGATGCCGTTGGCGTGCAGAAGGTTGTAGGTGCCCTCCGTGGCGTGGATCTTGAACCCCATGTCGTCCAGTTTCTTGATCGTGGGCAGGAGAGTCTTTTTGTCCTTGTCCGCCAGACTCACCGCCACCCCGCCCTCCAGGGGCAGGCTGTTGCCGGCGCTGATCTGGGCCTTGGCGTAGGCGATCCCATAGTTATGGTCCAGGCCGATCACCTCGCCGGTGGATTTCATCTCGGGTCCCAGAAGGGTGTCCACACCGGGGAACTTGATGAACGGCAGGACACTCTCTTTGATCGAAATATGCTTGATCTTGCGTTCCTCGGTGAACCCCAGATCCTGCAAAGTTTTGCCGATCATGATCTTGGCGGCGAGCTTGGCCAGCGAGACCCCGATGGTCTTGCTCACGTAGGGCACGGTGCGGCTGGCGCGCGGGTTCACCTCAAGAACGTAAACTTTGTTCTTTTGTATCGCATACTGGATATTGATCAGGCCTTTCACCTGAAGGGCCAGGGCGAGCCTGCGGGTGGCCTCGCGCATCTGGTCCATGATATCGGCCGGAAGGCTGTAGGGCGGCATCACGCAGGCCGAGTCTCCGGAATGGATGCCCGCCTCCTCGATGTGCTGCATGATCCCGCCGATCACCACCGTAACGCCATCGCAGATCGCGTCCACATCTACCTCGACCGCGTCCTCCAGGTAGTCGTCGATCAGGATCGACTTGCCCAGCGAGGCGTCCACCGCGTTCTTCATGTAACCGGTCAGCGAGCCCTCGTCGTAGACTATTTTCATCGCCTGGCCGCCCAGCACGTAGCTGGGACGCACCAGCACCGGGTAGCCGATCCGCGCGGCGATCTTGCGCGCCTGCTCCAGGTTGTAGGCGATCCCGCTCTCGGGCTGGTTCAGCCCCAGCTTGACAATCAGTTCGCCGAAACGCTCGCGGTCCTCGGCCAGGTCGATACTCTCGGGCGAGGTGCCGATAATGGGCACGCCCTGCTCGGCCAGCGGAATGGCCAGCTTGAGCGGGGTCTGGCCGCCGAACTGCACGATCACCCCGTCCGGCTTCTCGGTGTCCACGATGTTGAGCACATCCTCCAGGGTCAGCGGCTCGAAATACAGACGGTCCGAGATGTCGTAGTCCGTGCTCACGGTCTCGGGGTTCGAGTTGACCATGATCGACTCGAAACCCTCCTCGCGCAGGGCGAACGCCGCCTGCACGCAGCAGTAGTCGAACTCGATCCCCTGGCCGATCCGGTTGGGCCCGCCGCCCAGGATCATGACTTTCTTGCGCCGGGTCGGATAGGCCTCGTCCTCGCTCTCGTAGGTGCTGTAGAGGTACGGGGTCATGGCCTCGAACTCGCCGGCGCAGGTGTCCACGCGCTTGAACACGGCCTGGACCCCCTTGCCCTTGCGCAGCTTGCGCACCGAAATCTCATCCGAGCCACAGAGAGAGGCGAGCTGACGGTCGGAGAAACCCATCTGCTTGGCCTGGCGCAACAGGTCCAGGTTCAGGCCGGAGATGTTTTTCAGCTTACGCAGGCGCTCCTCCAACTCCACGATCTCGCGCATCTGGCTGAGAAACCAGGGATCGATCTTGGTCAGCTCGAACAGGCGCTCGTTCTCCATGCCGTTCAGCATGGCGTGGCGCACGTAGAACAGGCGCTCGGCGTTGGGGCGGGCGAGCTTGGCCTCCAGGTTCTCGGGGTCGGCGATCTCGCGGCCGTCCGCACCCAGGCCGTAGCGGTTGGTCTCCAGCCCGCGCAGGGCTTTCTGCAGCGACTCCTTGAAAGTGCGGCCGATTGCCATCACCTCGCCCACGCTCTTCATCTGCACGGTCAGGGTGTCATCCGCGCCGGGGAACTTGTCGAACGTGAAGCGCGGAATCTTGGTGACCACATAGTCGATTGTCGGCTCGAACGAGGCCGGGGTTTTCTTGGTGATGTCGTTGGGTATCTCATCCAGAGTGAGCCCCACGCTCAGCTTGGCCGCGATCTTGGCGATCGGGAACCCGGTGGCCTTGCTGGCCAGGGCCGAGGAACGGCTCACGCGCGGGTTCATCTCGATTATCACCAGCCGTCCGGTCTCGGGGTGCACGGCGAACTGGATGTTCGAGCCGCCGGTCTCCACGCCGATCTCACGGATCACGGCCAGAGAGGCATCGCGCATCCGCTGGTATTCCTTATCCGTGAGGGTCTGGGCCGGGGCCACGGTGATCGAGTCCCCGGTGTGCACTCCCATCGGGTCGAGGTTCTCGATGGAGCAGATGATGACCACGTTGTCCTTCAGGTCGCGCATCACCTCCAGCTCGTACTCTTTCCAGCCGACAACGCTCTCCTCGACCAGGATCTCATGCACCGGGCTGTGGTAGAACCCCCTGGCCGCGGCCTCCTCGAAACTCTTGCGGTCGTAGGCCATGCCGCCGCCCGTGCCACCCAGGGTGTAGGAGGGACGGATGATGACCGGCAGACCTATCTCATCCACGATCCGCCGCGCATCGTCCATCGAGCGGGCGTAGCCACCGCGGGCCACCTCCAGGCCGATCCGTTTCATCGCCTGGTTGAACAGCTCACGGTTCTCGGCCTTGCGGATGGAATCGATCTTGGCCCCGATCAGCTCCACGCCGAAACGCTCCAGCACCCCCATCTCGTGCAGGGCCACCGAGACATTCAGCCCGGTCTGGCCGCCCATGGTCGAAAGGATCGCATCCGGGCGCTCTTTCTCCACGATCTTGGCCACGATTTCCGGG
This genomic window contains:
- the carB gene encoding carbamoyl-phosphate synthase large subunit, encoding MPKRTDIKKIMIVGSGPIVIGQACEFDYSGTQACKALREEGYEVVLVNSNPATIMTDPEMADRVYLEPLAPEIVAKIVEKERPDAILSTMGGQTGLNVSVALHEMGVLERFGVELIGAKIDSIRKAENRELFNQAMKRIGLEVARGGYARSMDDARRIVDEIGLPVIIRPSYTLGGTGGGMAYDRKSFEEAAARGFYHSPVHEILVEESVVGWKEYELEVMRDLKDNVVIICSIENLDPMGVHTGDSITVAPAQTLTDKEYQRMRDASLAVIREIGVETGGSNIQFAVHPETGRLVIIEMNPRVSRSSALASKATGFPIAKIAAKLSVGLTLDEIPNDITKKTPASFEPTIDYVVTKIPRFTFDKFPGADDTLTVQMKSVGEVMAIGRTFKESLQKALRGLETNRYGLGADGREIADPENLEAKLARPNAERLFYVRHAMLNGMENERLFELTKIDPWFLSQMREIVELEERLRKLKNISGLNLDLLRQAKQMGFSDRQLASLCGSDEISVRKLRKGKGVQAVFKRVDTCAGEFEAMTPYLYSTYESEDEAYPTRRKKVMILGGGPNRIGQGIEFDYCCVQAAFALREEGFESIMVNSNPETVSTDYDISDRLYFEPLTLEDVLNIVDTEKPDGVIVQFGGQTPLKLAIPLAEQGVPIIGTSPESIDLAEDRERFGELIVKLGLNQPESGIAYNLEQARKIAARIGYPVLVRPSYVLGGQAMKIVYDEGSLTGYMKNAVDASLGKSILIDDYLEDAVEVDVDAICDGVTVVIGGIMQHIEEAGIHSGDSACVMPPYSLPADIMDQMREATRRLALALQVKGLINIQYAIQKNKVYVLEVNPRASRTVPYVSKTIGVSLAKLAAKIMIGKTLQDLGFTEERKIKHISIKESVLPFIKFPGVDTLLGPEMKSTGEVIGLDHNYGIAYAKAQISAGNSLPLEGGVAVSLADKDKKTLLPTIKKLDDMGFKIHATEGTYNLLHANGIHAERVFKAGEGSPDIVDLINGNQVNLLINTPVGEKSKYDAASMRRAALQHGVPYVTTTSAAIAAVEGINALKKEKITVTSLQEYYAK
- a CDS encoding response regulator, with translation MKTVLVIDDVAGNREIFASLLEGEYKVVQAADGRKGMELAESEKPDLIFMDVSMPEIGGMDLIREFRKHPTLYAVPVVAITAHSLYSARKMVERGCNDFLLKPLTPHKIKDMLDKWIY